Proteins from a single region of Acidianus ambivalens:
- a CDS encoding undecaprenyl-diphosphate phosphatase has protein sequence MNFLISILLGIIQGIAEWLPISSKTQELIASHYLLGLDVSIAYTFGLFMEMGSIGSALIYFRQDVRRVFHDKFLLKFLVVVTTFTGIVGVPLYIISDKLLQNAYNPSIPMILLGIALIADGIYIRYSRNRTREFKNLSTKEMILIGIAQGIAALPGVSRSGMTVSTMLVLGINPEDAFHYSYLAYIPAAIGAVGTTLLFTRHHVSYVISMIGIDGIALAVISALITGLVVISFLLKIAKTKKVYLIDFMLGGIAVLVSVLGLILS, from the coding sequence ATGAACTTCTTAATTTCAATTCTCCTAGGAATAATACAAGGAATTGCAGAATGGTTACCTATAAGTAGTAAAACCCAGGAATTAATTGCTTCCCATTATTTACTCGGCTTAGACGTAAGTATTGCTTACACCTTTGGATTATTTATGGAAATGGGATCAATTGGCTCTGCATTAATTTATTTTAGGCAGGACGTTAGGAGAGTATTTCACGATAAATTTCTTCTAAAATTTCTAGTTGTTGTTACAACCTTTACCGGAATAGTCGGAGTTCCACTTTATATAATATCAGACAAGCTGTTGCAGAACGCATATAACCCTTCAATTCCGATGATACTTTTAGGCATAGCGTTAATAGCCGACGGAATTTACATTAGGTATTCAAGAAATAGAACGAGGGAGTTCAAGAACCTCTCCACAAAGGAAATGATATTAATAGGCATAGCACAAGGCATTGCCGCACTTCCAGGAGTAAGTAGGTCTGGAATGACTGTGTCAACGATGTTAGTTTTAGGAATAAATCCAGAGGATGCATTTCACTACTCTTACTTAGCTTACATACCGGCAGCAATAGGTGCTGTAGGGACAACTCTTCTATTTACAAGGCATCACGTTAGTTACGTTATATCAATGATTGGTATTGATGGAATCGCTCTCGCTGTAATTTCAGCCTTAATTACCGGCTTAGTTGTAATAAGTTTTCTACTAAAAATTGCTAAGACTAAGAAGGTTTACTTAATTGACTTCATGTTAGGAGGAATAGCAGTCCTAGTGAGCGTGTTAGGGTTAATCTTAAGCTAA